One Frankia alni ACN14a DNA window includes the following coding sequences:
- a CDS encoding purine-cytosine permease family protein, translating to MSTVSPPHEPATHHLDDTGSAKETLEDYTLRFAPRSYRRWGTGMVAISALGGIAYLADFAIGANIGISYGTTNALWGIGVFAVVIFLTGFPLAYYAARYNLDLDLITRGSGFGYYGSVVSNVIFASFTFIFFALEGSIMAQGLKLGLHIPLWLGYATSTIIIFPLVVYGMKLLSTLQLWTTPLWLVLMVLPFAYLLISHPDSISGFFDYGGQDGKGGFNLGSVFLAAGVCLSLIAQIAEQTDYLRFMPPRTPENSRRWWTAMVLAGPGWVVFGAIKQIIGMFLAVYIIANVADGAGVANQPVHQFLEIYQDILPHWAALALAVALVVISQVKINVTNAYSGSLAWTNSFTRITKTYPGRLVFLGFNLAVALILMEADMFSFLNTILAFYANCGMAWIVVVASDITFNKYLLKLSPLQPEFRRGMLYAVNPVGFGSMVLSAGISIIDFYGGLGSGLKPYSPLVAIVLALVLPPILAVATKGRYYLRRTDDGIDLPMYDEHGNPSGETLSCHVCHQEYERPDMLRCQTHDAYICSLDLSTDKVGDHVLPAQSSLVRPRS from the coding sequence ATGAGCACCGTCAGTCCCCCGCACGAACCCGCAACCCACCACCTCGACGACACCGGGTCCGCGAAGGAGACCCTGGAGGACTACACGCTCCGGTTCGCGCCGCGCAGCTACCGGCGTTGGGGCACCGGCATGGTCGCGATCTCGGCCCTCGGCGGCATCGCCTACCTCGCGGACTTCGCCATCGGGGCCAACATCGGCATCTCCTACGGAACGACGAATGCCCTGTGGGGCATCGGCGTCTTCGCCGTCGTGATCTTCCTGACCGGTTTCCCCCTGGCCTACTACGCCGCCCGCTACAACCTGGACCTCGACCTGATCACCCGAGGCAGCGGATTCGGCTACTACGGCTCGGTCGTCTCGAACGTGATCTTCGCATCCTTCACGTTCATCTTCTTCGCCCTCGAAGGCTCGATCATGGCCCAGGGCCTGAAACTGGGCCTGCACATCCCGCTGTGGCTTGGCTACGCGACCTCCACGATCATCATCTTCCCGCTCGTGGTCTACGGCATGAAACTGCTCTCCACGCTGCAGCTCTGGACCACACCGCTGTGGCTGGTGCTGATGGTGCTGCCGTTCGCCTACCTGTTGATCAGCCATCCCGACTCGATCAGTGGGTTCTTCGACTACGGCGGGCAGGACGGCAAGGGCGGCTTCAACCTCGGCTCGGTCTTCCTGGCCGCCGGCGTCTGCCTGTCGCTGATCGCCCAGATCGCCGAGCAGACCGACTACCTGCGCTTCATGCCGCCGCGCACACCGGAGAACTCGCGCCGCTGGTGGACCGCGATGGTGCTGGCCGGCCCGGGCTGGGTCGTCTTCGGCGCCATCAAGCAGATCATCGGCATGTTCCTCGCCGTCTACATCATCGCGAACGTCGCGGACGGCGCAGGCGTGGCCAACCAGCCGGTGCACCAGTTCCTGGAGATCTACCAGGACATCCTGCCGCACTGGGCCGCACTGGCCCTCGCCGTCGCGCTCGTCGTGATCAGCCAGGTCAAGATCAATGTCACCAACGCCTACTCCGGCTCGCTGGCCTGGACCAACTCCTTCACGCGAATCACCAAGACCTATCCCGGTCGGCTGGTCTTCCTCGGCTTCAATCTGGCCGTGGCGCTGATCCTGATGGAGGCCGACATGTTCAGCTTCCTGAACACGATTCTCGCGTTCTACGCCAACTGCGGCATGGCCTGGATCGTCGTCGTCGCCTCCGACATCACGTTCAACAAGTATCTGCTCAAGCTCTCTCCGCTGCAGCCCGAGTTCCGCCGCGGCATGCTCTACGCCGTCAACCCGGTCGGCTTCGGGTCGATGGTGCTGTCGGCCGGCATCTCGATCATCGACTTCTACGGGGGCCTCGGCTCCGGCCTCAAGCCCTATTCCCCGCTCGTGGCGATCGTGCTCGCGCTCGTCCTGCCGCCGATCCTGGCCGTGGCCACGAAAGGCCGGTACTACCTGCGCCGCACGGACGACGGCATCGACCTGCCGATGTACGACGAGCACGGCAACCCCTCGGGCGAGACCCTCAGCTGCCACGTCTGCCACCAGGAGTACGAGCGACCGGACATGCTCCGGTGCCAGACGCACGATGCCTACATCTGCTCCCTCGACCTCTCGACCGACAAGGTCGGCGACCACGTGCTCCCGGCCCAGTCCTCACTCGTCCGTCCACGGAGCTGA
- a CDS encoding aldehyde dehydrogenase family protein gives MVIREQLYVGGRWVGSDSTETLTAINPATEQPLGVVPQASAEDVTRAIMAAREAFDDGPWPGMKPSERSRVLMRMAEVMRRRQAELVDLDVAEVGRARMLAESVFVDVPIEHFEDMAERVLLSFEFDEPMLPYETPLGVGQGVVRREPYGVASIITPYNAPFFLAAFKLAPALAAGCTTVLMPSPHTPLSAFLVAEIAEEAGLPPGVFNVVTGTPAAGELLTSHPAVDIVSFTGSDTVGRKIVKQAADTLKKVVLELGGKSANIVCEDADLTKVIPDVVMNFTVNCGQGCSMLTRTLVHESIHDDLVAGLKKAMDHVRIGDPADPTVTMGPLISAAQRDKVETLIRAGLDEGAQLAYGGGRPTHLPKGFFVEPTVFVGVENSMTIAQREFFGPVTVVIPFRDDDEAVRLANDSDFGLGGGVWSGDPTRAYRIGGRIRAGMVSLNGGTGGLSPHGPFGGYKASGIGREWGKWGLSEFLQHKSLVWPMASG, from the coding sequence ATGGTCATCCGTGAGCAGTTATACGTCGGCGGCCGCTGGGTGGGCAGCGACTCCACCGAGACTCTGACCGCGATCAACCCCGCGACCGAACAACCACTGGGGGTGGTGCCACAGGCGTCCGCGGAAGACGTCACCCGGGCGATCATGGCCGCGCGCGAGGCCTTCGACGACGGCCCTTGGCCCGGAATGAAGCCGTCCGAACGGTCCCGCGTACTGATGCGGATGGCCGAGGTCATGCGGCGACGTCAGGCCGAGCTCGTCGACCTCGACGTCGCCGAGGTGGGTCGAGCTCGGATGCTGGCCGAGTCGGTCTTCGTCGACGTGCCGATCGAGCACTTCGAGGACATGGCCGAGCGGGTGCTGCTCTCGTTCGAGTTCGACGAACCCATGCTGCCCTACGAGACCCCGCTCGGCGTCGGCCAGGGCGTCGTGCGCCGCGAGCCCTACGGCGTGGCTTCGATCATCACGCCGTACAACGCGCCGTTCTTCCTGGCCGCCTTCAAGCTCGCACCGGCGTTGGCCGCCGGGTGCACGACCGTGCTCATGCCGTCGCCCCACACTCCCCTGTCGGCGTTCCTGGTCGCGGAGATCGCCGAGGAGGCGGGCCTGCCGCCGGGAGTGTTCAACGTCGTCACCGGCACGCCGGCGGCCGGTGAACTGCTCACCTCGCACCCGGCGGTGGACATCGTCAGTTTCACCGGCTCCGACACGGTCGGTCGCAAGATCGTGAAACAGGCGGCGGACACGCTCAAGAAGGTCGTGCTCGAGCTGGGCGGCAAGTCGGCGAACATCGTCTGCGAAGACGCCGACCTGACCAAGGTGATTCCCGACGTCGTCATGAACTTCACGGTGAACTGCGGTCAGGGCTGTTCGATGCTGACCCGGACCCTCGTGCACGAATCGATCCACGACGACCTCGTCGCGGGTCTGAAGAAGGCCATGGACCATGTCAGAATCGGCGACCCGGCCGACCCGACGGTGACCATGGGCCCGCTCATCAGCGCCGCCCAGCGGGACAAGGTGGAGACGCTCATCCGCGCCGGCCTCGACGAAGGAGCGCAGCTCGCCTACGGCGGCGGCCGCCCGACCCACCTGCCGAAGGGCTTCTTCGTCGAACCGACCGTGTTCGTCGGGGTCGAGAACTCGATGACGATCGCGCAACGCGAGTTCTTCGGGCCGGTCACCGTCGTCATCCCGTTCCGGGACGACGACGAGGCTGTCCGGCTGGCGAACGACAGCGACTTCGGACTCGGCGGCGGAGTCTGGTCAGGTGACCCGACGCGGGCCTACCGCATCGGGGGCCGGATCCGCGCAGGCATGGTGTCCCTCAACGGCGGCACCGGCGGACTGAGCCCGCACGGACCCTTCGGCGGCTACAAGGCCAGCGGGATCGGCCGCGAATGGGGCAAGTGGGGGCTGTCCGAGTTCCTGCAGCACAAGTCGCTGGTGTGGCCGATGGCGTCGGGCTAG